From the Polyangiaceae bacterium genome, one window contains:
- a CDS encoding FAD-dependent oxidoreductase, producing the protein MDRRKVILALGLLALVIAFFALGLHRSLSFEALRDNRDAISAYRVAHPGVAEALFVAGYVLVTALSLPGAAIMTLGAGAVFGLLWGTVLVSFASTWGACLAFLSSRFVLRDWVRTRFASQLQAIDRGVQREGAYYLFTLRLVPLFPFFLVNLLSGVTSLRLFTFYWVSQVGMLAATIVFVNAGTQLAELTSLSGILSPTLIASFAALGLFPLAAKKTLGWLERRRVYAGFSRPARFDRNLVVIGGGSAGLVSSYIAAVLKAKVTLVEKHRMGGDCLNTGCVPSKALLRSAKLLSHLARAKEFGIRDARAEFDFAEVMDRVGRVVKSVAPHDSVERYTSLGVEVILGTARITSPWSVEVTTPEETRTLTTRAIVIATGARPFVPKIPGLDEVGYLTSDNLWDLRELPARLVVLGGGPIGCELAQAFARFGSQVTQVEMLPRLMPREDPEVSALVQERFVSEGIDVRTATRALRVERDGSEAQLVVEHAGSESRVPFDSILVAVGRAANLSGYGLEELGIAVERTVQTNEFLQTRFPNIYAAGDVAGPYQFTHTAAHQAWYASVNALFDPLKKFRADYSVIPWATFVDPEVARVGLSETEAKEQGVAYEVTRYGIDDLDRALADGEAHGFVKVLTPPGKDRILGVTIVGEHAADILAEFVLAMRHRIGLNELLGTIHIYPTFAEANKFAAGEWKKAHAPQGLLRWVKRFHDWRRGS; encoded by the coding sequence ATGGATCGCCGCAAGGTCATCCTGGCGCTGGGCCTGTTGGCCTTGGTGATCGCCTTCTTCGCCTTGGGTTTGCATCGCAGCCTGAGCTTCGAGGCGCTGCGTGACAATCGCGATGCCATCAGCGCCTATCGCGTCGCGCATCCCGGCGTCGCTGAAGCCCTGTTCGTCGCGGGCTACGTGCTGGTGACGGCGCTTTCCCTTCCCGGTGCGGCGATCATGACCCTGGGCGCCGGAGCGGTGTTCGGGCTGCTGTGGGGAACGGTGCTCGTTTCCTTCGCGTCGACCTGGGGCGCCTGTCTCGCCTTCCTGTCCTCGCGCTTCGTGCTCCGAGACTGGGTACGCACGCGCTTCGCGAGCCAGCTTCAGGCCATCGATCGCGGCGTGCAGCGGGAGGGTGCCTACTACTTGTTCACGCTGCGGCTCGTGCCCCTGTTCCCGTTCTTCCTGGTCAACCTGCTCTCGGGCGTCACGTCTTTGCGCCTGTTCACCTTCTACTGGGTCAGCCAGGTGGGCATGCTCGCGGCCACGATTGTGTTCGTGAACGCGGGCACGCAACTCGCCGAACTGACGTCGCTGTCCGGCATTCTGTCGCCAACCCTGATTGCGTCCTTTGCGGCGCTCGGCTTGTTCCCCTTGGCTGCGAAGAAGACCCTGGGTTGGCTGGAGCGGCGTCGCGTCTACGCGGGGTTTTCGCGACCCGCTCGCTTCGATCGCAACCTGGTCGTGATTGGCGGCGGCAGCGCGGGCCTGGTCAGCTCCTACATTGCGGCCGTGCTCAAGGCCAAGGTGACGTTGGTGGAAAAGCACCGCATGGGTGGCGACTGCTTGAACACCGGCTGCGTGCCCTCCAAGGCCTTGCTGCGCAGCGCCAAGTTACTGTCGCACCTGGCGCGCGCCAAGGAGTTCGGCATCCGCGACGCCCGAGCGGAGTTCGACTTCGCGGAAGTGATGGATCGCGTCGGCCGCGTGGTGAAGAGCGTGGCCCCCCACGACTCCGTGGAGCGCTACACGAGCCTCGGCGTGGAAGTGATCCTCGGCACGGCTCGCATCACTTCGCCCTGGAGCGTCGAAGTCACGACACCAGAGGAAACGCGCACGCTCACCACCCGCGCGATCGTGATCGCGACGGGTGCGCGCCCCTTCGTGCCGAAGATCCCCGGTCTCGACGAGGTGGGCTATCTCACTTCCGACAACCTTTGGGATTTGCGCGAGCTGCCGGCGCGTCTGGTGGTGCTGGGAGGCGGTCCGATCGGTTGCGAGTTGGCCCAGGCCTTCGCGCGCTTTGGCTCGCAGGTGACGCAGGTGGAGATGCTCCCGCGCCTCATGCCTCGGGAAGATCCCGAAGTCTCCGCTCTCGTGCAGGAGCGCTTCGTCTCTGAGGGCATCGACGTCCGCACTGCAACTCGAGCGCTCCGGGTGGAGCGCGATGGTAGCGAAGCACAGCTCGTCGTCGAGCACGCAGGCAGTGAATCGCGCGTCCCCTTCGACTCCATCCTGGTCGCGGTGGGTCGCGCTGCGAATCTGAGCGGATATGGGCTCGAAGAGCTAGGCATTGCGGTAGAGCGAACCGTGCAGACCAACGAGTTCTTGCAGACGCGATTCCCGAACATCTACGCCGCGGGCGACGTGGCCGGCCCGTATCAGTTCACGCACACGGCGGCGCACCAGGCGTGGTATGCCAGCGTCAATGCTCTGTTCGATCCGCTGAAGAAGTTCCGCGCGGACTACTCGGTCATTCCCTGGGCCACCTTCGTGGATCCCGAGGTCGCCCGCGTCGGACTCAGCGAAACCGAAGCCAAAGAGCAGGGCGTCGCCTACGAGGTCACGCGCTATGGCATCGACGACCTGGATCGCGCGCTGGCCGACGGCGAAGCGCACGGCTTCGTCAAAGTGCTCACGCCGCCCGGAAAGGACCGCATCTTGGGCGTTACCATCGTGGGCGAACACGCCGCGGACATCCTTGCCGAGTTCGTGCTCGCGATGCGCCACCGCATCGGCTTGAACGAGCTGCTTGGCACGATCCACATCTATCCAACCTTTGCTGAGGCGAACAAATTCGCGGCCGGCGAGTGGAAGAAGGCGCACGCGCCGCAAGGACTGCTGCGCTGGGTGAAGCGCTTCCACGATTGGCGACGCGGAAGCTGA